One genomic segment of Hydrocarboniclastica marina includes these proteins:
- a CDS encoding thioredoxin family protein has translation MAETYVFDATLENFQTDVIDASSQVPVVVDVWAEWCAPCKQLMPILQKLADEFKGGFRLAKVNADEQQQLTAHLGVRSLPSVKIVKNGQLVDEFSGVIPESEIRAKLEPHIDKPPMSPRDQAKTLWEEGQLDQALALLTEINQANPEDKAVLIDIALIKVEQGEVAEARVILEGLPKEETFNAHARQLAARIKFAERAGQLPPVAELQARIEADPEDFEARYQLALHWVLKGENAKAMELILSLLRKDRNYADGAARATLVELFDLLGNDDPDVRQYRRKLFTLMY, from the coding sequence ATGGCTGAGACTTATGTATTCGACGCCACGCTGGAGAATTTCCAGACCGACGTCATCGACGCCTCCAGCCAGGTGCCGGTAGTTGTGGACGTTTGGGCCGAGTGGTGCGCGCCCTGTAAGCAGCTCATGCCAATCCTGCAGAAGCTGGCGGATGAGTTCAAAGGTGGATTTCGCCTGGCCAAAGTTAACGCCGACGAACAGCAACAGCTGACGGCTCACCTCGGAGTGCGCAGTCTGCCCAGTGTCAAAATCGTCAAGAATGGCCAGCTCGTGGATGAGTTCAGCGGCGTCATACCCGAGAGTGAAATTCGCGCGAAGCTTGAGCCCCACATCGATAAGCCGCCTATGAGTCCCCGTGATCAGGCCAAAACTCTGTGGGAAGAAGGCCAACTGGATCAGGCTCTGGCGCTGCTCACCGAGATCAACCAGGCGAATCCGGAAGACAAGGCTGTCCTTATTGACATCGCCCTGATAAAAGTCGAGCAGGGCGAAGTAGCCGAGGCCCGGGTGATCCTCGAAGGTCTGCCCAAGGAAGAAACGTTCAACGCCCACGCCCGGCAACTGGCGGCCCGCATCAAGTTCGCCGAGCGAGCCGGTCAGCTGCCGCCGGTAGCAGAGCTGCAGGCCCGCATAGAGGCTGACCCCGAAGACTTCGAGGCGCGTTACCAGCTGGCGTTGCACTGGGTGTTGAAAGGCGAGAATGCCAAGGCTATGGAGCTGATCCTGAGCCTCTTACGCAAGGATCGTAATTACGCTGACGGCGCGGCGCGAGCTACGCTGGTAGAACTTTTTGACCTGCTGGGCAACGATGACCCAGATGTTCGCCAGTATCGACGCAAACTGTTCACGCTGATGTACTGA
- the lon gene encoding endopeptidase La yields MTEQNDNIEFIGREDGTVKTPRGLALPDQSLPKRLYILPVNGRPFFPAQVQPVVVNQNPWEETLNRVAATDHSVVGLSYVEHPPKDSHAGPEDLALHGCAVRIHHAAKENGKIQFIAQGIRRFRVVHWLKRTPPYLVEVEYPEEPREHQDEQKAYTLAIINSIKELLRANPLYGEEVKNYLSRFGPEDSSPLTDFGASMTSAKGPELQEILDTVPLLKRMEKTLLLLRKELEVAQLQAQINEEVNDKVQKHQREFFLREQLKIIQRELGIAKDDKTADADSFRERMAKLSPPEHVLGRFDDELQKLSVLEQGSPEYGVTRNYLDWLTNVPWGQYSNDHLDLKLARKTLDQDHDGLGDIKERIIEFLAEGAYKGEMSGSILLLVGPPGVGKTSIGHSIASALGRKFYRFSVGGMRDEAEIKGHRRTYIGAMPGKFVQALKDVQVSNPVIMLDEIDKIGSSYQGDPASALLEALDPEQNSEFLDHYLDTRLDLSKVLFVCTANQLDTIPRPLLDRMDTIRLSGYITDEKLAIAKHHLFPKLLKRAGLRKKQMNITDAALRQVIEGYAREAGVRNLEKMLHKILRKGVVKLLEGEESSIRIGIKDLQDYLGQPLFRRDRALRGIGVVTGLAWTSMGGATLGVEAARIHSQNRGFKLTGQLGDVMKESAEIAYSYVSSHLKDFRGDAAFFDKSFVHLHVPEGATPKDGPSAGVTMATALVSLARREAPHIPVAMTGELTLTGQVLPVGGIREKVIAARRQKIATLILPEANRGDFEELPEYLREGLTVHFAQHYSDVYRACFEDKAKRRTVVH; encoded by the coding sequence ATGACAGAGCAGAACGATAATATCGAGTTTATCGGCCGCGAGGACGGCACAGTAAAAACGCCACGCGGCCTCGCTTTGCCAGACCAATCTCTTCCTAAACGGCTCTATATCCTCCCGGTCAATGGCCGGCCATTTTTCCCGGCACAGGTGCAGCCGGTCGTGGTCAACCAGAACCCCTGGGAGGAAACCCTCAATCGCGTTGCCGCCACGGATCACAGTGTTGTTGGCCTGAGCTATGTGGAACACCCACCCAAGGACAGTCATGCCGGGCCTGAGGATCTGGCGCTTCACGGTTGTGCCGTGCGGATCCACCACGCAGCAAAGGAAAACGGCAAGATCCAGTTTATCGCCCAGGGCATACGCCGGTTTCGGGTCGTGCACTGGCTGAAGCGCACGCCCCCTTACCTTGTAGAGGTCGAGTATCCGGAGGAGCCCCGCGAGCACCAGGACGAGCAGAAGGCCTATACGCTGGCAATCATCAACTCCATCAAGGAGCTGCTGCGTGCCAACCCTCTCTACGGCGAAGAGGTCAAAAACTACCTGTCCCGTTTTGGTCCGGAAGACAGCTCGCCACTGACGGACTTCGGGGCCTCCATGACCAGCGCCAAAGGGCCGGAACTGCAGGAGATTCTCGACACCGTCCCGCTGCTCAAGCGCATGGAGAAGACGCTTCTACTGCTGCGTAAAGAGCTCGAGGTTGCCCAACTGCAGGCGCAGATCAACGAGGAAGTGAACGACAAAGTCCAGAAGCACCAGCGCGAATTCTTCCTGCGTGAGCAGCTCAAAATTATCCAGCGCGAGCTGGGCATCGCCAAGGATGACAAGACAGCCGATGCCGACAGCTTTCGCGAGCGGATGGCGAAGCTGTCGCCGCCAGAACACGTACTGGGCAGGTTTGATGATGAGTTGCAGAAGTTATCTGTGCTCGAGCAGGGGTCGCCTGAGTATGGCGTGACCCGCAATTACCTCGACTGGCTCACCAACGTGCCCTGGGGGCAATACTCCAACGATCACCTCGACCTTAAACTGGCGCGAAAGACGCTCGACCAGGACCACGACGGTCTGGGCGATATCAAGGAGCGTATTATCGAGTTCCTCGCCGAGGGTGCCTATAAAGGCGAAATGTCCGGCTCGATCCTGCTCCTGGTCGGCCCGCCGGGTGTGGGCAAAACCTCGATTGGGCATTCAATCGCCTCTGCCCTTGGCCGCAAATTCTACCGCTTCTCGGTCGGGGGCATGCGCGACGAGGCTGAAATCAAGGGCCACCGCCGCACTTACATTGGCGCGATGCCCGGAAAATTCGTTCAGGCGCTCAAGGATGTCCAGGTTTCAAATCCGGTCATCATGCTGGATGAAATTGACAAGATTGGCTCGTCTTACCAGGGCGACCCGGCGTCAGCTCTGCTGGAGGCGCTGGACCCGGAACAGAACAGTGAATTTCTGGATCACTACCTCGACACGCGGCTGGACCTGTCGAAGGTGCTTTTCGTCTGTACCGCGAACCAGCTCGATACCATACCCCGGCCATTGCTGGACCGTATGGACACCATCCGGCTTTCCGGTTACATCACCGACGAAAAACTGGCCATTGCCAAGCATCATCTGTTCCCGAAATTGTTGAAACGGGCCGGCCTGCGCAAGAAGCAGATGAACATCACCGATGCTGCACTCAGGCAGGTCATTGAAGGTTACGCCCGCGAGGCAGGCGTAAGGAACCTTGAAAAAATGCTGCACAAGATTCTCCGCAAGGGCGTCGTCAAACTGCTCGAAGGCGAAGAGTCCAGCATTCGCATTGGTATAAAGGATCTGCAGGACTACCTCGGTCAGCCGTTATTCCGCCGGGATCGCGCCCTGCGCGGGATTGGTGTGGTCACCGGGCTGGCCTGGACATCCATGGGCGGCGCCACGCTAGGCGTGGAGGCGGCGCGGATTCATAGCCAGAACCGCGGATTCAAATTGACCGGCCAGCTCGGCGATGTGATGAAGGAGTCGGCCGAGATTGCCTATAGCTATGTATCGTCCCATCTTAAGGATTTCCGTGGGGACGCAGCCTTCTTCGACAAGTCCTTCGTCCACCTCCACGTGCCCGAAGGAGCGACTCCCAAAGACGGGCCCAGCGCCGGCGTAACCATGGCCACAGCGCTGGTATCCCTGGCGCGGCGGGAAGCTCCGCATATTCCGGTCGCGATGACGGGAGAGTTGACACTGACCGGGCAGGTTCTGCCCGTTGGCGGTATCCGCGAGAAAGTGATCGCAGCCAGGCGCCAGAAAATAGCCACATTGATTCTGCCTGAAGCCAATCGGGGCGATTTTGAGGAGTTACCGGAGTATCTCCGGGAGGGACTAACGGTGCATTTTGCCCAACATTATTCCGATGTATACCGGGCCTGCTTTGAGGATAAAGCCAAACGGCGCACGGTTGTCCATTGA
- a CDS encoding MarR family winged helix-turn-helix transcriptional regulator translates to MNNYEQVLVALRRVIRATDLHSKRLSKTAGLTAPQLLIMQTIRDLGEVTIGTIADKVSLSQATVTIILDRLEQRELVYRVRSEKDKRKVHAHLTESGGSLLDRAPQALQEEFIRKYQNLQSWEQNMIISSLQRVAEMMDASGIDASPFLDVGPINRDHEWKNPTQRDDRKPDPASKLKAS, encoded by the coding sequence ATGAACAACTATGAGCAAGTGCTGGTGGCGCTCCGACGCGTTATTCGAGCGACCGACCTTCACTCCAAGCGTCTGAGCAAGACGGCCGGCCTGACGGCTCCCCAGCTTCTCATAATGCAGACTATCAGGGATCTGGGTGAGGTCACTATCGGCACCATCGCTGACAAAGTCAGCTTGAGCCAGGCGACGGTCACTATCATCCTTGATCGTCTGGAGCAGCGGGAGCTCGTTTACCGTGTACGCAGTGAGAAGGACAAGCGCAAGGTCCACGCCCATCTTACCGAGTCCGGCGGTTCGCTCCTGGATCGTGCCCCCCAGGCGCTGCAGGAAGAGTTCATCCGCAAATACCAGAACCTGCAGTCCTGGGAGCAAAACATGATCATCTCATCGCTGCAGCGCGTGGCGGAGATGATGGATGCGTCAGGTATTGACGCTTCACCCTTCCTCGACGTCGGGCCGATCAATCGGGATCACGAGTGGAAAAACCCAACCCAGCGGGACGACCGCAAACCGGACCCGGCTTCCAAGCTCAAAGCGTCCTAA
- a CDS encoding branched-chain amino acid ABC transporter substrate-binding protein, producing MKLKFGKTALGAAVSLALAVNSPALLAEIKIGIAGPQSGPVAQYGDMQFSGARMAIQRINEQGGVLGEKLVAVEADDACEPKQANAVANKMVNEGVKYVVGHLCSSSTQPASDIYYDEGILMVTPAATSPEITDRGYDNIFRTIGLDSMQGPAAADFIAEKIKPKRVAVIHDKQQYGEGIATTVRDRLKEKGVNVVMFEGVTAGQKDFSPLITRMRQENVDFVYYGGYHPELGLILRQAESSLDARFMGPEGVGNPDINTIAGDAAEGLYVTLPPSFDQQEENKELAKAFKDKNEDPSGPFVLTSYAAVQVLADAIEKTGENDPMKVAETMREMTFDTPIGTVEFDEKGDLKEFQFVVYEWHSDGSKTPVE from the coding sequence ATGAAGCTCAAATTTGGCAAGACAGCACTAGGCGCCGCTGTATCTCTCGCCCTCGCGGTCAACTCGCCAGCACTCCTTGCAGAAATCAAAATCGGTATCGCTGGCCCTCAGTCGGGCCCGGTAGCCCAGTACGGTGATATGCAATTCTCCGGGGCACGGATGGCGATCCAGCGCATTAACGAACAGGGCGGTGTGCTCGGAGAGAAACTGGTGGCCGTAGAGGCGGATGATGCCTGCGAACCGAAACAGGCCAACGCCGTCGCAAACAAAATGGTCAATGAGGGCGTAAAGTACGTCGTTGGTCATCTTTGCTCCAGTTCAACCCAGCCTGCCTCAGACATCTACTACGATGAAGGCATCTTGATGGTCACGCCGGCAGCCACCAGTCCGGAAATTACCGATCGTGGCTACGACAACATTTTTCGAACCATTGGCCTCGATAGTATGCAGGGCCCCGCTGCAGCCGACTTTATCGCCGAAAAAATCAAGCCCAAGCGTGTCGCTGTTATCCATGACAAGCAGCAATACGGCGAAGGCATCGCGACGACCGTTCGGGACAGGCTCAAGGAAAAAGGCGTGAATGTTGTGATGTTTGAAGGCGTCACTGCAGGTCAGAAAGACTTTTCCCCGCTGATAACCCGTATGCGTCAGGAGAACGTCGATTTCGTCTATTACGGTGGCTATCACCCGGAACTCGGCTTGATTCTCCGCCAGGCAGAATCAAGCCTGGACGCGCGCTTCATGGGCCCGGAAGGCGTCGGTAACCCGGATATCAATACTATTGCCGGCGACGCAGCAGAAGGCCTTTACGTAACCCTCCCGCCGAGCTTCGACCAGCAGGAGGAGAACAAGGAACTCGCGAAAGCATTCAAGGACAAGAACGAAGATCCCTCCGGTCCGTTTGTGCTCACCTCTTACGCAGCAGTGCAGGTTCTCGCTGACGCGATCGAGAAAACCGGCGAGAACGACCCGATGAAAGTCGCTGAAACCATGCGGGAAATGACTTTCGACACGCCTATTGGAACTGTTGAGTTTGACGAAAAAGGCGACCTCAAGGAGTTCCAGTTCGTTGTTTACGAATGGCACTCTGACGGCAGCAAAACACCTGTCGAGTAG
- the livH gene encoding high-affinity branched-chain amino acid ABC transporter permease LivH has translation MHADVMYFIQQLLNGLTVGSAYALIAIGYTMVYGIIGMINFAHGEIYMIGAYAALIVITGLTALGIAALPLILLIALVCAMLISSAYGWSVERVAYRPLRGSHRLIPLISAIGMSIFLQNYVRLAQGSRNIGVPQLFEGGWSFGGADTFQVTFSYLQMVIFVLTFLAMLALTLFISRSRLGRACRAVSQDLGMASLLGIDTNKIISVTFVIGAALAAVAGLLLSMYYGSIDPLFGFIAGLKAFTAAVLGGIGSIPGALLGGLILGIAESMTSGYLSSEYKDVVSFGLLILILLFRPTGLLGKPEVEKI, from the coding sequence ATGCATGCAGACGTGATGTACTTCATTCAGCAACTGCTGAACGGGCTCACGGTTGGGAGTGCCTATGCCCTGATCGCCATCGGTTATACGATGGTCTACGGCATCATTGGCATGATCAACTTCGCCCACGGTGAAATCTATATGATCGGCGCCTACGCGGCGTTGATTGTCATAACCGGCCTTACTGCGCTTGGCATTGCCGCGCTTCCGCTGATCCTGTTGATTGCCCTCGTCTGTGCCATGTTGATTTCCAGCGCGTATGGCTGGTCCGTGGAGCGGGTTGCCTACCGGCCTCTGCGGGGCAGTCACCGCCTCATACCGCTGATTTCGGCGATTGGCATGTCGATTTTCCTGCAGAATTACGTCCGCCTGGCTCAGGGCTCGCGCAACATTGGTGTGCCTCAGTTGTTCGAAGGGGGCTGGAGTTTCGGTGGAGCTGACACCTTCCAGGTAACGTTCTCCTATCTGCAGATGGTGATCTTCGTCCTGACCTTCCTGGCGATGCTCGCGCTCACCCTGTTCATATCCCGATCCCGTCTGGGCCGAGCCTGCCGCGCTGTTTCCCAAGACCTGGGCATGGCCAGCCTGCTGGGCATCGACACCAACAAGATCATCTCTGTCACTTTTGTAATCGGTGCGGCCCTGGCAGCGGTAGCCGGGCTTCTTTTGAGTATGTACTACGGCTCGATCGACCCACTGTTCGGCTTCATTGCCGGATTGAAGGCCTTCACCGCCGCGGTCCTGGGCGGCATCGGCAGCATACCCGGCGCCCTGCTCGGCGGCTTGATCCTCGGTATAGCCGAAAGTATGACGTCCGGATATCTCTCATCGGAATACAAGGATGTAGTGTCTTTCGGACTCCTGATACTGATTTTGCTGTTTCGCCCCACCGGACTACTGGGCAAACCGGAGGTTGAAAAAATCTGA
- a CDS encoding high-affinity branched-chain amino acid ABC transporter permease LivM, translating into MAAKNFKYALLCALVTFVMAYPIIGLKLVGEGTEVILVNADPLTLFLIASAVVLVFVFQLFREAIMGALGRLALPTPNLKLPEMSQSRRISLERWGILALFIVALVWPFLVSRGSVDLATLVLIYVMLGLGLNIVVGLAGLLDLGYVAFYAVGAYSYALLSEYFGLSFWAALPLGAGLAALFGLLLGFPVLRLRGDYLAIVTLGFGEIIRILLNNWTHITGGPNGIGGIPDPTLFGMEFGRRVKEEGNVSFHETLGISYDGSHQVIFLYLIAVVLAFFTWFVIRRLIRMPAGRSWEALREDEIACRSLGMSRTAVKLSAFTLGASFAGFAGTLFAARQGFINPESFTFIESAIILAIVVLGGMGSQLGVILAAVAVTILPELAREFSEYRMLVFGAGMVLMMIWRPQGLVPMSRPYVELKQEQSHA; encoded by the coding sequence ATGGCCGCCAAAAACTTCAAGTACGCCCTCCTCTGTGCACTCGTCACTTTTGTGATGGCCTACCCGATCATCGGCCTGAAGCTGGTTGGCGAAGGCACGGAGGTTATTCTGGTTAATGCTGACCCTCTGACACTCTTTCTGATCGCTAGTGCTGTTGTTCTGGTCTTCGTTTTTCAGCTGTTTCGCGAAGCGATCATGGGCGCGCTAGGCCGTCTGGCGCTTCCGACGCCAAACCTGAAGCTGCCCGAGATGTCCCAGAGCCGGCGCATCAGCCTGGAGCGGTGGGGCATCCTGGCGTTGTTTATCGTTGCGCTGGTCTGGCCTTTTCTTGTCAGTCGCGGCTCAGTGGACCTGGCGACGCTGGTCCTGATTTACGTCATGCTTGGCCTGGGGCTGAACATTGTAGTGGGCCTCGCCGGCTTGCTGGACCTGGGTTATGTCGCGTTCTACGCAGTTGGCGCCTACAGCTACGCCCTGCTTTCAGAATATTTCGGCCTTAGTTTCTGGGCTGCTCTGCCTCTCGGGGCAGGCCTGGCCGCTCTTTTCGGGCTTTTGCTGGGCTTCCCGGTCCTGCGTTTGCGCGGCGATTATCTGGCCATCGTGACCCTGGGTTTCGGTGAGATTATTCGTATTCTGCTAAACAACTGGACCCATATAACGGGTGGCCCAAACGGCATCGGGGGCATCCCGGACCCGACGCTTTTCGGCATGGAATTCGGCCGCCGGGTCAAAGAGGAAGGCAACGTCTCTTTCCATGAAACCCTGGGCATAAGTTATGACGGTAGCCATCAGGTCATCTTTCTTTACCTGATAGCCGTAGTGCTCGCATTTTTCACCTGGTTTGTGATCCGCCGCCTGATCCGCATGCCCGCCGGACGGTCGTGGGAAGCGCTTCGTGAAGATGAGATTGCGTGCAGATCCCTGGGCATGAGCCGAACCGCGGTCAAGCTGTCAGCGTTTACGCTGGGCGCCTCTTTCGCCGGTTTCGCCGGCACACTGTTTGCCGCACGCCAGGGTTTCATCAATCCAGAATCCTTCACCTTCATCGAGTCCGCGATCATCCTGGCCATCGTGGTTCTCGGCGGCATGGGCTCGCAGTTGGGGGTCATTCTTGCCGCTGTCGCCGTGACGATACTGCCTGAGCTGGCCCGTGAGTTCAGCGAATACCGGATGCTCGTATTCGGTGCCGGGATGGTCCTGATGATGATCTGGCGTCCCCAGGGCCTGGTGCCCATGAGCCGGCCCTATGTCGAACTGAAGCAGGAGCAGTCCCATGCTTGA
- the livG gene encoding high-affinity branched-chain amino acid ABC transporter ATP-binding protein LivG — protein sequence MLEVRDLCMRFGGLLAVDGVSVDVHEREIVSIIGPNGAGKTTVFNCISGFYQPSAGTIKLEGQAIERMPDFKISRLGMVRTFQHVRLFNSMTVLENLLVAQHRRVNRNLLSGLFMTPNYRRREQEAQDRAVYWLKKVNLLEFANREAGYLAYGQQRRLEIARCMVSQPRLLLLDEPAAGLNPRETRELDSLIVSLKEDYNVSILLIEHDMSLVMGISDRITVVNQGRPLATGTPEEIRGNEAVIKAYLGEA from the coding sequence ATGCTTGAGGTTCGCGATCTGTGTATGCGCTTTGGCGGCCTCCTCGCCGTGGATGGCGTATCTGTTGACGTTCACGAACGCGAAATCGTATCGATCATCGGCCCAAACGGCGCCGGTAAAACAACCGTGTTTAACTGCATCAGCGGCTTTTACCAGCCCAGCGCCGGCACCATCAAGCTCGAAGGTCAGGCCATCGAGCGAATGCCGGATTTCAAGATTTCCCGGCTGGGGATGGTCCGAACGTTCCAGCACGTCCGCCTGTTCAACAGCATGACCGTACTGGAAAATCTGCTGGTAGCTCAGCACCGACGGGTAAACCGTAACCTGCTGTCGGGACTGTTCATGACGCCAAACTACCGGCGCCGTGAGCAGGAAGCCCAGGACCGCGCCGTTTACTGGCTCAAAAAGGTCAATCTGCTGGAGTTCGCCAACCGGGAAGCCGGGTATCTGGCATACGGTCAGCAACGACGGCTGGAAATCGCCCGCTGCATGGTCTCGCAACCTCGCCTGCTTTTGCTGGACGAGCCCGCCGCAGGCCTCAACCCCCGCGAAACCCGCGAGCTCGACAGCCTCATTGTCAGTCTTAAGGAGGACTACAACGTCTCGATTTTGCTCATCGAGCACGACATGAGCCTGGTCATGGGTATCTCGGACCGGATCACCGTGGTCAACCAGGGCCGCCCACTCGCTACCGGCACCCCGGAAGAGATCCGCGGCAATGAGGCCGTCATCAAAGCTTATCTGGGGGAAGCATGA
- a CDS encoding ABC transporter ATP-binding protein — MSLLKLKDVHTHYGKIEALHGVSLEIEEGEIVSLIGANGAGKTTLLMTICGNPRASSGAVLYQGRDITNENTADIMRQDIAIVPEGRRIFPGLTVEENLHMGGFFRSREEIAETLEHVFELFPRLRERYNQRAGTMSGGEQQMLAIGRALMSRPRMLFLDEPSLGLAPIIISQIFEIIAKLRSEGITIFLIEQNANQALKLADRGYVIENGRIVLHDTGSNLLSNEDVRKAYLGS; from the coding sequence ATGAGTCTGCTCAAGCTGAAAGACGTACACACCCACTACGGTAAGATTGAAGCACTGCATGGGGTTTCGCTCGAGATAGAGGAAGGCGAAATTGTTTCGTTGATTGGCGCCAACGGCGCCGGCAAGACCACCCTGTTGATGACGATCTGCGGAAACCCGAGAGCGAGCTCTGGCGCAGTGCTCTATCAGGGCAGGGATATCACCAACGAAAATACCGCCGACATCATGCGGCAGGACATTGCCATTGTTCCCGAAGGACGCAGGATTTTCCCTGGTCTGACGGTAGAAGAAAACCTCCATATGGGCGGTTTTTTTCGCAGTCGCGAAGAGATAGCGGAAACCCTCGAACACGTCTTTGAGCTTTTCCCACGCCTGCGCGAACGCTACAACCAGCGCGCCGGAACCATGTCAGGGGGCGAGCAGCAAATGCTCGCGATCGGGCGCGCACTCATGAGCCGTCCGCGAATGCTCTTTCTGGATGAGCCTTCGCTTGGGCTCGCGCCAATAATCATCAGCCAGATTTTTGAAATCATTGCGAAGCTGCGCAGTGAGGGCATCACCATTTTCCTGATCGAACAGAACGCCAACCAGGCCCTTAAACTCGCTGATAGGGGTTATGTCATCGAGAATGGCCGGATCGTCCTGCATGACACGGGCTCGAACCTGCTTTCCAACGAGGACGTTCGTAAGGCGTACCTTGGGTCCTGA
- a CDS encoding DUF3015 domain-containing protein, protein MKKIIAGAVIMTASTFAFAQQGPGCGVGAMIWKGQSGPAPHILAATTNGTFGNQTFGMTTGTLGCDTSETIQSMAMYLDSNIDKVARDISRGEGENLTTLAVLMGIEAKDREHFNAKLKNNFAALFPSADTTADQLAYGIVELLEQDPTLSHYVG, encoded by the coding sequence ATGAAAAAAATCATCGCGGGTGCCGTAATCATGACCGCCTCCACGTTCGCCTTTGCCCAGCAGGGCCCGGGTTGTGGCGTCGGTGCCATGATCTGGAAGGGACAGTCAGGACCGGCCCCACACATTCTGGCCGCCACCACCAACGGAACCTTTGGTAATCAGACTTTCGGCATGACCACCGGTACGCTCGGCTGTGATACCAGTGAGACAATTCAGTCCATGGCCATGTACCTCGACAGCAACATCGACAAAGTGGCCCGGGACATTTCCCGCGGTGAAGGCGAAAATCTCACCACGCTGGCCGTGCTGATGGGCATCGAAGCAAAAGACCGGGAACACTTCAATGCGAAGCTGAAGAACAACTTCGCGGCGCTCTTCCCAAGTGCTGACACGACTGCTGACCAACTGGCTTACGGCATCGTTGAGCTGCTTGAGCAGGATCCAACCCTCAGCCATTACGTTGGCTAA